The Halotia branconii CENA392 region TTTCAGCAAGAACTACTATCGGTTTTTTATTTCATCAATGGTAGTGAGTGCGTTAGGTCAAATGCCGTAACGCACACTACAAAATAGGATATTGTTTTAATTAATAGACAACACCCAATCGCGTAAAAGTGAGTTGATTTGATCGGGTACTTCGTCATGAGGACAGTGACCCGCTTTGAGAAAATGCTCCGTGAGTTCAGAATAATATTGACGAAACTTTTGGGAACGTTCTCTAGCATTCATCCAGGGATCAGCTTCTCCCCACAACAGCAATAAAGGACAATTTAATTGCTTCAACAATACATCTACTTTTTCTCCTTGGGGAGTGCTAAATACTGAAACAAATACATCCAATGCACCAAAATCATAAGCAGGGCGAGAAATTTCTTCTATCAATTGGTCTGTAATTGCGCTCTTATCTAGATAAACTTTTTCTAGAGTTTGGCGAATTACCCAACGTTGTCGCACGTATTGAAATAGAAGAAATTGAGCTAAAGGTTGTTGAAAAATCCACTTGACAGAGTCACCTAATAATTTTTCTAAAGATGAAGATTGTTTAGGTGGCTGAATTTCAGTTTGTAAAGCTTCCGGCTCAGATGTCGCCTCAATTTTATTAAAAGGGCCTGCACTATTGAGCAATACTAAACCAGCTGCATTATCAGGACATTGTGCAGCAACACACAAACAAGCATAACCACCAAGAGAGTTACCTGCTAATATTGCTTTTTGACCAATCACTTCACTGATAAAATCATTGAGTTGGTCGCGCCATAAGTCACCGCCATACTGCAATTTTGGTTTTGCTGAACGTCCAAATCCCAAAAGGTCGATCGCAAATACTTCAAAATCTAGACACAGTCCTGTGATATTCTTGCGCCAGTGGTCAGTGGAAGCACCAAACCCATGCACTAATAATAGAGGTGGACGTTGCGGTTGTTTCTCTCCTGCATGGACATAATAAATCTTATGCCCTCGCCACTGCCAGTATTGACCAGGAATTGGAGTTGTAGAAGGAGCCTTAGTTACTTGCATAGATAAAGAAATGTTAAGTCACTTCTAATAATTGTAGGCTAGAGCAGAGGGGCAGAGGGAAGAGGACAAGGTGCAGGGAGCAGGGAGCAGGGGGAGAGAAAGAGACAAGGAGACAGTTATTTCCAAAATTCTCCAATTCTCCTTGTCCCCAATTCCTCTTCACAATGCCCAATGCCCCATGCCCAATGCCCAATGCCCAATAACAACTGACTACTGACAAAATTATGATTACAGGCAAAACGAAACTTTTAGGAGTAATTGGACATCCGGTAGAACATTCGCTGTCGCCAGTGATGCATAATGCCGCGATCGCTCATTTGGGATTAGATTATGTTTATCTGCCTTTTCCTATAGCGCCAGAAAATTTAGAAGCTGCGATCGCAGGTTTCGCGGCTGTTGGGGTTGTCGGTTTTAGCGTTACAATACCTCATAAACAGTCAATTATGCCGTTTTTATCGGAAATCACTCCCATCGCCCAAGCTATAGGTGCAGTTAATACCGTTAGTCGTCAAGCTCATCAGTGGGTAGGGACGAATACAGATATAGAGGGATTTATCGCCCCTTTGCAAACAACATATCAACGAGATTGGAGTGATAAAACGGCTGTTATTTTAGGCAATGGTGGCGCAGCCAGAGCAGTTGTAGCAGGTTGTCATCAACTGGGTTTTGCCAAAATTTATGTGTTGGGGCGCAATGTGCAGAAATTACAGGCATTCTGCAATAGTTGGAGCAATTCACCCATAGAAGAGAATTTGCAAGTTGGTACATGGGATGAACTAGCAAAACTGATTTATCAAGCAGATTTATTAGTAAATACAATACCTATCGGCATGTATCCCCAAGTGGATGAGTCGCCATTAAGTGCCGATGAAATTAAAAATTTGCCGCCTGACGCGATCGCTTATGATTTGATATACATTCCTCAGCCGACGCGATTTTTGCAACTGGCAGAAAAACATGGTGTAATTGCGATCAATGGCTTAGAAATGCTCGTTCAACAAGGAGTTGCAGCCTTAAAAATTTGGTTGCAAACAGAAATAGTGCCTGTAGATGTGATGCGCCAAGCACTAAAAAATCAGTTAGGTTTAGATTAAAATTTTTATGTTTTTTTGTATTACTTAGATTTTACTATTGATCTGCTAATATGCCGCTGAAATTCATCAGCGTACTACAAAGGAACGGCACGTATGGAGCAGGCAGGCTCAAACTTTTATGACGATGAGGTAGTTTTTACAAACTACATACGCCATCGTCAACGTGTAGATACGCCGAACGAGACGCTGGAAAAGCCAGTGATGATAGACCTCATCCAACCGATTACTGGCAAACGTATCCTTGATCTGGGGTGTGGCGATGCAGCAATTGGGCGAGAACTCCTCCAGTATGGCGCGGCAAGCTACCTTGGTATCGAAGGCTCGCAAAAGATGGCTGCTGTTGCGACCCAAACACTTGCTCACACGGCTGGTCAGATTATTATGCAGACTATTGAGCATTGGACGTATCCGCACGCAGCATTTGATCTGGTTATTGCCCGACTTGCTCTACATTATGTCGCTGATCTCGCGCCAATTTGCGCTAATGTCTTTCATGCACTCGCACCAGCAGGACAGTTTGTCTTTTCGGTTGAGCATCCTGTAATCACGTCGTGTGACCGTGGCTGGACAGCTGGGACACTCCGCCAAGATTGGGTCGTAGATAATTATTTTACGACCGGACTGCGAGTTACCGATTGGCTAGGCGGCACGGTGCAAAAATATCACCGCACGGTCGAAGATTATTTCCATCTCCTCCAAGAAGCTGGATTTCTCATTGGAAATCTACGCGAAGCACATCCGCAACGCCAGCACTTTCATGACGTGCAAACCTACGAAAGGCGAAAGCGTATTCCGCTGTTTTTAATTCTGGCAGCGCGCAAGCCCATATAGCGCAAGTGCATACCTATGGGATAAAACAGGCGTATAAATAACAAGCTTTTCCAGTCTTGATTTCTGTTTTTACATAGGTCTCGACTCAACGCCGAGTTGCTTAAAAATCACTCTACCCAAGCTAAATCTTCTTTTAACTTGTCCCTTACGGGTTCGCCATGATTACCCCCATCGGTTCTATTCTGCCAGAGCATCAAGTTTAGCCAGTATTCTTAAGCCTTCTTCTGAGTTCCCAGTTGCAGCCATTGCTTTAAATCTGGTATTAGCATCAAATTCCGCTAGAGCGATGGTGGAAAGTTCTTCAATTAGCTTATTGACACTTATGCCTTTGGCTTGGGCAAGTTCTTTTAATCTGTTGTGTTTTTCGTCTGGTAAACGAATAGTTAAAGTAGCCATTTTTGTTTAACTCCTAATAATTTCTTCGGGTTTTACGATTGATAAGTTAGGAAATAACAATTCTGCATTTTGGAAATCTCTGATATTTTGAGTGGCAATAATTTGAGCGTTACCAGCGATCGCTAATTCAATTAAGTGGTTGTCAGCTTCATCTTTTAAATTAGGTCGCCATAAGTAGTAAATATAAATCCATTGACTCACGCTCATAAATGATGCCAGTAAAGCAGAAATTTCTGCACTAGTTAAAGGGCATTTGGCGAGAATTTCTGATCGCTGAATGACTGACTCATACTCAGAAAATAAAGCATTTCCCATCAAAGGCTGATATTCGCCTTTCAAGCAGCGTCGAATCAGTTCTCTATTGGAACCCTTAGAACTAATAAGCGCACTAATAAAAACGCTGGTATCAACCACAATTTTAATCGCCATGTTGTTATGATAGCATATATGCTGTCATCGAAGCCTCAGCTATCGAAATATTGCATCTATGTTTTCTAAACCCAAAATATTTTTATCATGGCTGGCATTATTGCTGAGTTTTGGCAGTGTATTTCTCAGTGCTTGGATTATTCTTCCTGCTCCCAATATGCTCTTACTAACTTTAGGAGTGGGAGCGCCAGAAATCAGTCCTGGATTATTTCTACTAAATTTATTTTCTTTATTACTTGCTTTTTTTGGCATCCGTCGCCGTCAATTACAGCGTTTAACTTGCATTATCAGTTTAATCGGATTGCTAATTTGTGGATGGGTGCTGGTGAGTATCCCAATAACTCAAATGCAAATGGCTAGGGCGATGCAACAAGGATTGGGAGCAGACTATCTCAAGCAAATCCCAGCTTCAGCTAAAGCTAAAATGCAAATTTATCCTTTTAATTTAGCTAATTTCTTTGGGGGTATTCCATTAGGTAGAACGCGTCATCAAACAGATATTGTCTTTGCTACACCTGCGGGAGTACCTTTAACAATGGAAGTTTACCAGCCTCCAGAGACAGGAAAATATCCAGCATTGGTAGTAATTTATGGGGGAGCTTGGCAACGTGGCAATCCTAGAGCTAATGCTGAATTTAATCAATATATGGCTAATCGTGGATATACAGTATTTGCGATTGACTATCGACATGCACCTAAATATCAATTTCCAACTCAATTAGATGACGTGCGTACAGCCCTTGATTTTATTCGTAAACATGCAACGGAATATGAAGCAGATTTAGAACGTATGGTAATTTTAGGTCGTTCTGCGGGAGCGCACCTAGCCATGCTTGCGGCTTATCAGCCGGATGCACCACCTATCCGCGCTGTAGTGAACTATTACGGGCCTGTTAACTTAACTGAAGGATACAAATCACCGCCAAGTCCAGATCCGATCAACACCCGCGCTGTGTTAAGAACATTTCTTGGTGGTTCTGTTGAAGAATTACCCCATCAGTATCAAATTGCTTCACCAATAAATTATTTGACGCACCCAGTACCACCAACTTTATTAGTTTACGGCGATCGCGATCATTTAGTAGAATCACGATTTGGCAGACAAATGTACAAGCGTTTACTTCAGTCTGGTAACACCGCGGTTTTTCTCGACATTCCTTGGGCAGAACATGCTTTTGATGCTGTTTTCAGTGGTGTAAGCAATCAATTAACGCTATATTACACCGAAAGATTTTTAGCTTGGGCAGTGTCCAACCAATAATTACGAATTACGTTAGCGACGCAGGAGCGTTACTCGTACTGACTTGTGCTGAGCGTAGCCGAAGTAGCGTAGTCGAAGTATTACGAATTATTGAGGCCAGCGCCAATTATAACGATTCCATTCATAGATGCCTTGAATTTCATACTCAGCGCCGCTGTAGAAACGGACAACGCAATTGGTAGAAGAATCATCACCATTGCTAATTTCATTAACCTCAAGGACGATACAACTAAACCATTCCCGCTTACAGGGGCCATCTTCTTGTACCCATTCCCACATTGCATTAGAAACTTCAATGCGATCGCCTACTCTTAATTTCAGGGCATCCTCAAAGTAAGAATATTTATCAAAATGATACGATTCGACACGATTTAACCATTGTAAACCATAGCGTTGGCGAACAAATTTTACTTCTCCAGAGTCATTGTCGTGCAGCCAGTCGTTGAGTAATTGCACTTTCCAGGTGCGGTTTTGTTGTTCTTGTGTTTTGACGAACTCTAGAAATGCTTCTAGTTCTTCTGGTGTCAGATCATCTAAGGGATTAGCTACATCTGACATTCGAGATTTAGAGTTTCCCTGAATTTGCTCAATTACTTGCAGTAATATCTGTTTTTGAATATCAGTGAGAGGACAGCTAGCTGCATCGCAACTATTAAAGGCTGCTTGCAAGGCTGTTTCAATCTCATCTGGAGTCATAAGTTAATAGCAATTTAAGGTTTGATTTCCTTAATTATTACAAATGCTAAATTCCAGTCTACAATCCCCAAGTACTTAAATTCAGGTAAGCTGGGGTTATAAGTTGCATATTGTTAGATTAAATCACGGGGTGTTCTATGCGGTTGCGCTCACTCACGGCCGTCTTTATTGCTTGTTTCGTCACCTTTCTATCGTGGGCGTTTACTCCCTCTGCCATAGCATTGACACAGATTAAACTTTCTCATGTCTCCTACAAAGATTGTCCACCAGAACTAGCCGAAGGGGCTGTGATTAGCAGTGGTAGTGCAGCTGCTAATTGCTTTATTGTTACTGGCAAAGCGGAAAATGGCACTAATAAAACCGTTTATGATGCAGATATCTTCGGGCGCATTTATGATGCCAGTAACAACCCGGTATTACAAAATCGGACTCGACTTGGTTCGATTGCTGAGGTTCCACCAGGTATCAGCGATTTTGAATTAAGAATTTCTGTACCAGCCAATCAGTCGTTACCTTTAAAGTTGAAACAGTTTAAAGCAACTGGGTTTAGCGGCAAAGTTCGTAGATAAGTAAATTTTGGATCTCAGTCCAAGATGAAGTAAGTAGGCATGAATATAGCGGTTTGATTATAGATAAAATACTACTCTAGCCCCTAGCCCTAGCCCCTAGCCCCTTTTCTCTAAAAGTAAAGTAGAGACGCTGTTAAATTTAACGTCTCTACAAATGAAAAGTACTTAAAATCCCTGTACAAGTGGCAAGGTAGCCAAACTACTGAGTAAGCTACTTACAAAACTAAGCGCCAAGAAAGCCAAGATAGGGGAAAAATCCATACCACCCAATGGGGGAATAATTGAGCGAAACAGATTCAGATAAGGGTCAGTAATTTGGCTCAAAGCGGTGAATGGTTGATTGTACCAGTTGATAGCGGGGAACCAAGTCAATAAAACCCGAATAATTAGTAAGTAGCTATAAATCGTTAAGAAGGTAACGAGTGTGGTAATCAGTAAATTCATGGATGGCTTGTTTTCCTGTTAAGTCTCAAAATGGTCTTATTATTGATTTTAATTTAGTCTACGCCATGATGTTTGTAGATTATTGCCGTATTAACCACATCAACACCTTTACTTAACATGAAATAATTTAGGAATCTGTGGTAAGAGAAGGGTCATTTACAGACGCAGATGAATTGCCATTGACATTACCCAGATGTTTCCGCACTTCGTCAATTGTGGCATTAAGTTGGGCGATTTTATCTTCTAGCGATCGCCTAGCGGTTTCCATTTCCATACCCTCACTATCCGAGGCTAAAATTTGACGGCGTTTTACTGACACTTTCTTTGTTTTGGCAGGGTTATCAGTCAGTTCTGACTCTTCCTCAGTTAATAATTCCCCATCGCGCCTAGAAGCGATCGCCGCTCCTACAATACCACCAACTACGCCACCAACAAAAGCCCCTGCTAAAAACCCACTGGCAAAACCGTCACGCTGACTCATACTTTACCCCCTTGAAGAAACCTTGCAACTTTCCTTAGCTGCATACTAACTTAAGTACCAAAGATGCGATCGCCTGCATCTCCTAATCCAGGTACAATATATCCTTTGTCGTTCACTATCTCGTCAATAGTCGCTGTGTAAACTATCAAACCAGGATATGTAGCACTTAACTTTTGTAATGCTGGGGGAGCCGCGACTACACAAACAATCCGCGCCAAGGTTGGATCAATACCCCGTTGTGTCAATTCTGCCATTGCAGTCATAATCGATCCTCCGGTTGCTAACATCGGATCGGTAATTAACACTCGTGTTTGCGGATCAAATTTTTCTGGTAACTTGTTCAAATAACACGCAGGTTGCAAAGTCTCTTCATCTCGCACTAAGCCTAGATGGTAAATCGAAGCCAAAGGCAATAAAGTTTGCGCTCCTTCCAATAATCCTAACCCTGCTCTTAAAATCGGCACAACTGCCACAGGTATCTCAGGATTAATCAAAGTTGCGGGACAGGAATCTAACGGACTCTGCACCATTGTTTCTAAAGTTGGCAACCATTCTCGTGCAGCTTCATAAGTTAGCCATCGACCTAACTCAGTTATGGCACTGCGGAATAATACTGAAGGTGTAGCAGCATCGCGGGCAACTGCCAGCCAGTGTTTAATTAAAGGATGAGGTGGAACATAAACACGCAATTGGGGCATCATAGCCAGAAATAGGCACTTTTATTGTACTAGAACTGAAACATCATCATACTCTTTTGCGCGTACTGCTGAACGCTAAAATTAGCACCGCCAAGTTTATTGAAAATCTTTTTCATTAATAGTTGACATCTATTCTCAATCAAGGTTATATTATTATTCAGTGTTCTCCTCTCTTTAAGGATCGGCAGACGGGATTAGCCAGCGGTAGCAGGCTTGTCCCTCTTTTTTATGGCATAAACAACAAAATAGAGGAGTTTTTAATTGTGTGTAATCAGTTCTAGCTGAGGATTTGAAAGCCAAAAACTTTTGTAATATTTTGATATGCAGCAGCTAATTTATGACTTACGCACAGGTAACGGAAAATTAAACCACAGAGGCACAGAGAGAATTTACGTGCGTGGGTTCCCCACGTTGAGTAAACTTCTCCTATCAAAGACGCTACGCGAACGGGAGAACACAAAGAATTAAGAGTTTGAGAGCAATTAATTTTGCGTAAGTCCTGTAATTAAAGAATAGGAATAATTTATTGCGTATTATTTATACAAGTAAAAGTAATATACAGTACTATTTTCTTGGTTAATTTTATGCAATAGCTAAATTTTATGTATCCAACCTTTAACACCACTACCTCCTCCTCAAATCCTTTATTTGATGTGATTGTTATTGGTTCTGGTATTGGCGGCTTGGTAACAGCAACCCAGCTAGCAGCAAAGAAAGCAAAAGTGCTGGTACTAGAACGCTATTTAATTCCAGGCGGTAGTGCTGGCTACTTTGAACGTCAAGGCTATCGATTTGATGTGGGTGCATCAATGATTTTTGGGTTGGGAGACAACGGCACAACTAACTTACTCACTCGTGCTCTTAAAGCGGTCAATGTTAATCAACAGACAATTACTGACCCTGTACAGATTCACTATCACCTACCCAACGGATTAGACATCAAAGTTGACCGAGTTTATGATAATTTTTTGCAAAATCTTATTGCTTATTTTCGCCATGAAGAAAAGGGGATTCGTCGCTTTTATGACGAATGCTGGAAAGTTTTCAATTGCCTTAACACTATAGATTTGCTGTCGTTAGAAGAACCTCGGTATTTAATGCGGGTATTTTTTCAGCATCCTTTAGCGTGTCTTGGTTTAGCTAAGTATTTGCCTCAAAATGTTGGAGATGTCGCACGACGCTACATTAAAGACCCCCAGTTATTGAAATTTATCGATATGGAATGTTACTGCTGGTCGGTGGTTCCAGCTAACATGACACCAATGATTAATGCGGGAATGGTCTTTTCTGATAGACACTATGGCGGAGTTAACTATCCCAAAGGAGGGGTAGGGCAAATCGCTCAAAAATTAGTAGAGGGCTTAGAAAAAGCTGGAGGTAAAATTCAATACCAAGCCAGAGTTACGAAAATTATTACAGAGCAGGGACGAGCTGTAGCCGTACAATTAGCTAATGGCCAAGTCTATCGAGGTAAGCGCATAGTCTCAAATGCTACACGCTGGGATACATTTGAAAAATTACTACCTGTAGAGAAAATACCTAATAATGAGAAAAAGTGGCAACAAAGATATCAAAAATCACCCAGCTTTTTGAGTTTACATATCGGGGTGAAACAGTCAGTGTTACCAACTGGAACAGAGTGCCATCACATAGTTTTAGAAGATTGGGAAAAAATGGCAGCACCGACAGGTACAATCTTTGTTTCGATTCCTACATTGCTTGACCCAGATTTAGCACCAGCAGGATATCACATCATTCATGCTTTTACGCCCCACTGGATTGACGATTGGCAGGGATTGTCTGCAAGTGAGTATGAAGCCAAGAAAGAAGAGGCAGCTTGGCAAATAATTGACCGATTAGAGAAAATTTTTCCTGGTTTAGATGCTGGCTTAGATTATCTGGAAGTGGGAACACCTCGTACCCATCGCCGCTTTTTAGGGCGAGAGGATGGCACTTACGGGCCGATTCCTCGGCGCAAGCTGCGGGGGTTATTAGGAATGCCGTTTAATCGCACAGCTATCCCCGGACTGTATTGTGTGGGGGATAGTACCTTTCCTGGTCAAGGTTTAAATGCAGTCGCATTTTCTGGGTTTGCTTGCGCCCATCGCATTGCTGTTGATTTGGGATTTTAAAGTATTAAAAAATTATTCAAACATTCCAGGACTTACATACACATAAGTAACAGAAAATCTAACCGCATAGGACAAAGAGAAATAGGAGTTTCAGAAACTTATTGCGTAAGTTCTACATGCAAGTGTTGAAGCTAAATTGAAAATTTCTGAACAACGTAGAATATATAACCATAATACTCAGAATATTTTCGATAAAGATCAATTTCAAGTTGTTCCATATTAACTACTTCTAGAGCTTCTGCATCATTTTGGTAATGTTTTTTTAATACCTGTAATCTTTCTTCGAGGGGATTGTAGTAGTCATTCCACCACGCTGATTCAGGTAATACAAAGTAGTCAATAATTTTGTATTCACTATTTCGGATAATTTGCAAATTACCTTCGATATTTTGCATGGCAGGATAACCTGCATCCCAAAATTCTTTGATTTCACTTGGTGGATATGGTTTGAGCCATGTTATTTCGGAAGCTGCTAAATAACCTCCTTGTTTAAGTAAGGGTCTCCATTGTTTTAACCCATTTTCAAACCCGATAATATAAATTGCACCTTCAGCCCAAATAATGTCAAAGTTTGTGTTAGGAAAATCAAGTGTAAACATATCAGCATTGATGACTTGGATTCTGTCTGACAATCCTTTTTGAAGCACTTGTTGTTTAAGTTCATCAATATAAATAGAATGATTATCAATAGCAACAATTTTTCCGCTTGTCAGGCTAGCTAAATCGAAAGTCTGAATGCCTGTCCCACAGCCAATATCCAAAATATTTGGATTTTGTGGCAAATCAATCATTTGAAGAAAAGCATTTCTTGTTGATTCAGAATTACCAGGGCCTTCTCTAGGTAAACTCTGATGAATTTGAAAAAAAATTTCTGTTTGCTTATCGTTCACACCTACTCCCCATCATGGTCTATAGTAAAGGTGGCAAGAGTTAAAACCCTACAAACTTTCGTTTATTTACTGCTATTAATAGGATAAATCAACTAGACAATTGTGATTTTACTGGCTGCTTTTGTAGCCTTTGCTCTTGCCTCTTGTACATCAGTACCTTTAGCTAAAGCTACTCCCATACGGCGATAAGGATGAGCGCTGGGTTTACCAAAAAGCCTAATATCAACATCTTTTGCAGATAAAGCTTCAGCGACACCTGTAAATGCAACAGAATCTGATTTTTCAGCAGCTAAAATAACGGCACTAGCTGATGCACTTAGCTGTTCTATATGGGAAATTGGTAAGCCTAAAATAGCTCTGAGATGCAGTTCAAATTCGTTGAGATTTTGTGAGATTAATGTCACCATTCCTGTATCATGGGGTCGGGGAGAAAGTTCGGAAAAGATAACTTCATCTTGGGTGATGAAAAATTCAACACCAAAAATTCCGGCTCCACCTAAAGCATCTGTGACTTTTTTGGCTATTTGTTGAGATTGTAATATTTTGTCTTCAGAAATACCTGCTGGTTGCCACGACTCTTGATAATCTCCTCTTTCTTGACGATGACCAATCGGAGAACAGAAGATTGTCGGTGCATTCCACTGTTTAATTGTTAGTAAAGTAATTTCGATTTCAAAGTTGATAAATTCTTCGACTATTACCTTTTGACTGTCACCTCTAGAATTAGCGATCGCATAATTCCAAGCTTTTTCTACTTCACTCTGGGATGATACCACAGACTGACCTTTACCAGAAGAAGACATTACGGGTTTAACTACATTAGGAAACCCTATTTCATTGGAAATAGCAATCAATTCTGTTAAAGTTTCTGCATAACCATACTTAGCAGTTCTAATACCTAATTCTTGATGTGCCAGTTCCCTAATTCTGTCACGATTCATTGTATAGTTAGTAGCCGCCGCCGTGGGAATAACTGTAATTCCTCTTTGTTCAAACTCTAAAAGTTTTTCTGTTCTAATAGCTTCAATTTCTGGTATAATAAAGTCAGGTTTATACTTTGTTACTACAGCTTCTAAAGCATCAGCACTAAGCATAGAAATAACTTCAAAACAGTCAGCCACTTGCATAGCAGGAGCATTGGCATAGCGGTCAACAGCAATCACATAATTTCCTAAACGTTGAGCAGCAATTACAAATTCTTTGCCTAGTTCTCCTGAACCTAACAACATCAGTTTTTGGGGTAAATTAATTGAATTATTCATCAATTTAATTTAAACTATTTCAAATTTTTGTGTTTTCATTAATCATCTATTGAAGAGTTAAATATGGCTCCTCGTCTTTGTAAATCTTTACGTTGCAATTCGGTCAAGCCAATACCAAAGCCAAGCTGACATCCTACAACTAAAGTGTCCAACCAAATAGTCTCATTTAAGGTTGCACCTTGTAAATTAGCATTTCTTAAATCGGCTTTGGTAAAGTTGACAAATAACAAGTCTGCATTTAATAAACTACTATTTTGCAAGTTAACTCTTGATAAATTTCCCCGGATAAAGTTGACTTCATCTAAAATTAAACCAGATAAATCTGCCCCGACTAAATTGGGAAATTTTAGCTGGCTGGGATTTTGAAAAAATCGCATTATACAAGTTATATTTGCTTCATTAAGACGCATTTGAGTTAAGAAATCATAACGAGCTATACCTAATGTTTGGAGAATTTGTAGACGTTTTAAGGGACTTTGTTTTAAAAATTCGATAGCGGTAGAGCGTAAGTCTAGAATGGGACTATTGAGCATAATAATACTTGTTTATTTATTTTGAATTAAAGTTACGTCAGGAACAGTGTACAATACCTTGCTGTCCTATCCTGGAGATAAGTAATATTGTGGGTGAGACTGTGTTTTTCAGTGTTGTGATACCGACTTATAATCGTCAGCCGATTTTAGAAAAATGTCTCCGCGCTTTGGAGGCGCAGGAGTTCAGTACTTCCAGCTCAGTCAGTGATTACGAGGTTGTCTTGATAGATGATGGTTCTACTGATGGCACATTGAAGTGGTTAGCGGCACACAAAGACGAGTTTCCTCATGTACGTTGGTTTCAACAAAACCATGCTGGCCCAGCCGCAGCACGAAATTTAGGAGTAGAACAAGCGCAGGGTGATACAATTATCTTTATTGATAGTGATTTAGTGGTACTAAAAGATTTTTTACAAGCTCATGCAAATGCATTAGTAGCAGGACAAAAGCAATTAGACTGCGATCGCTTTTTTACTTACGGTGCAGTAATTAATACTTGCAACTTCGATAATCCTACTGCTGAACCCTATAAAATCACAGATTTTTCAGCCGC contains the following coding sequences:
- a CDS encoding shikimate dehydrogenase, with the translated sequence MITGKTKLLGVIGHPVEHSLSPVMHNAAIAHLGLDYVYLPFPIAPENLEAAIAGFAAVGVVGFSVTIPHKQSIMPFLSEITPIAQAIGAVNTVSRQAHQWVGTNTDIEGFIAPLQTTYQRDWSDKTAVILGNGGAARAVVAGCHQLGFAKIYVLGRNVQKLQAFCNSWSNSPIEENLQVGTWDELAKLIYQADLLVNTIPIGMYPQVDESPLSADEIKNLPPDAIAYDLIYIPQPTRFLQLAEKHGVIAINGLEMLVQQGVAALKIWLQTEIVPVDVMRQALKNQLGLD
- a CDS encoding toxin-antitoxin system HicB family antitoxin encodes the protein MATLTIRLPDEKHNRLKELAQAKGISVNKLIEELSTIALAEFDANTRFKAMAATGNSEEGLRILAKLDALAE
- the upp gene encoding uracil phosphoribosyltransferase; this translates as MMPQLRVYVPPHPLIKHWLAVARDAATPSVLFRSAITELGRWLTYEAAREWLPTLETMVQSPLDSCPATLINPEIPVAVVPILRAGLGLLEGAQTLLPLASIYHLGLVRDEETLQPACYLNKLPEKFDPQTRVLITDPMLATGGSIMTAMAELTQRGIDPTLARIVCVVAAPPALQKLSATYPGLIVYTATIDEIVNDKGYIVPGLGDAGDRIFGT
- a CDS encoding alpha/beta hydrolase; this encodes MFSKPKIFLSWLALLLSFGSVFLSAWIILPAPNMLLLTLGVGAPEISPGLFLLNLFSLLLAFFGIRRRQLQRLTCIISLIGLLICGWVLVSIPITQMQMARAMQQGLGADYLKQIPASAKAKMQIYPFNLANFFGGIPLGRTRHQTDIVFATPAGVPLTMEVYQPPETGKYPALVVIYGGAWQRGNPRANAEFNQYMANRGYTVFAIDYRHAPKYQFPTQLDDVRTALDFIRKHATEYEADLERMVILGRSAGAHLAMLAAYQPDAPPIRAVVNYYGPVNLTEGYKSPPSPDPINTRAVLRTFLGGSVEELPHQYQIASPINYLTHPVPPTLLVYGDRDHLVESRFGRQMYKRLLQSGNTAVFLDIPWAEHAFDAVFSGVSNQLTLYYTERFLAWAVSNQ
- a CDS encoding class I SAM-dependent DNA methyltransferase, with amino-acid sequence MEQAGSNFYDDEVVFTNYIRHRQRVDTPNETLEKPVMIDLIQPITGKRILDLGCGDAAIGRELLQYGAASYLGIEGSQKMAAVATQTLAHTAGQIIMQTIEHWTYPHAAFDLVIARLALHYVADLAPICANVFHALAPAGQFVFSVEHPVITSCDRGWTAGTLRQDWVVDNYFTTGLRVTDWLGGTVQKYHRTVEDYFHLLQEAGFLIGNLREAHPQRQHFHDVQTYERRKRIPLFLILAARKPI
- a CDS encoding alpha/beta fold hydrolase, which produces MQVTKAPSTTPIPGQYWQWRGHKIYYVHAGEKQPQRPPLLLVHGFGASTDHWRKNITGLCLDFEVFAIDLLGFGRSAKPKLQYGGDLWRDQLNDFISEVIGQKAILAGNSLGGYACLCVAAQCPDNAAGLVLLNSAGPFNKIEATSEPEALQTEIQPPKQSSSLEKLLGDSVKWIFQQPLAQFLLFQYVRQRWVIRQTLEKVYLDKSAITDQLIEEISRPAYDFGALDVFVSVFSTPQGEKVDVLLKQLNCPLLLLWGEADPWMNARERSQKFRQYYSELTEHFLKAGHCPHDEVPDQINSLLRDWVLSIN
- a CDS encoding biotin carboxylase; this translates as MRLRSLTAVFIACFVTFLSWAFTPSAIALTQIKLSHVSYKDCPPELAEGAVISSGSAAANCFIVTGKAENGTNKTVYDADIFGRIYDASNNPVLQNRTRLGSIAEVPPGISDFELRISVPANQSLPLKLKQFKATGFSGKVRR
- a CDS encoding putative toxin-antitoxin system toxin component, PIN family, whose product is MAIKIVVDTSVFISALISSKGSNRELIRRCLKGEYQPLMGNALFSEYESVIQRSEILAKCPLTSAEISALLASFMSVSQWIYIYYLWRPNLKDEADNHLIELAIAGNAQIIATQNIRDFQNAELLFPNLSIVKPEEIIRS
- a CDS encoding YggT family protein, whose protein sequence is MNLLITTLVTFLTIYSYLLIIRVLLTWFPAINWYNQPFTALSQITDPYLNLFRSIIPPLGGMDFSPILAFLALSFVSSLLSSLATLPLVQGF